A genomic segment from Echeneis naucrates chromosome 20, fEcheNa1.1, whole genome shotgun sequence encodes:
- the LOC115061040 gene encoding TNFAIP3-interacting protein 3-like gives MESLSENTMERVQAAETDLTDNKPTHRLYPSLPNIDRYDICLHDDKPAAFHPERLLEDTQLEVCAANSDVRMKAQILVMEEQRQELLSINEKWAREYRTMAQYYKEKVQHLKALLRQNHTFFEESEEEETPVTYNKLKFKTLQDEDSKRSDDADGRSKLLKLEKEAEDLRARNVTLTRRGQQQHEEIKRLNKALEEAHMTTQPLEMSSETLQDLWKHQAQIYKEDFLTERKDREKLKDKYLELENKFRRVRGELHVLKSQVNQPSQPLLECACTNQVKYLKWEVLPVNQRHMQLQRRCPLDNQR, from the exons ATG GAGTCCCTGAGTGAAAACACAATGGAAAGAGTTCAGGCTGCTGAGACTGATCTCACAGACAACAAACCGACTCACAGACTGTATCCATCACTGCCAAATATCGACAG ATATGATATCTGTCTGCATGACGATAAGCCTGCAGCGTTTCATCCAGAGCGGCTGCTGGAAGACACACAG TTGGAAGTGTGTGCTGCCAACAGTGACGTCAGAATGAAAGCGCAGATACTTGTCATGGAGGAGCAGAGGCAAGAG CTTCTTTCTATTAATGAGAAATGGGCCAGAGAGTACCGAACCATGGCGCAGTACTACAAAGAGAAG GTTCAGCATTTAAAAGCACTACTGCGACAAAATCACACTTTCTTTGAAGAGAGCGAGGAAGAAGAAACACCTGTCACGTACAACAAGCTAAAGTTCAAGACACTCCAAGATGAAGACAGCAAAAGG AGCGACGATGCTGATGGGAGATCTAAGCTTCTGAAACTAGAGAAGGAGGCTGAGGATCTGCGAGCACGGAACGTCACCCTGACCCGCAGAGGCCAGCAGCAGCACGAGGAGATAAAACGACTGAACAAG gcgCTGGAGGAGGCTCATATGACCACTCAGCCTCTTGAGATGAGCAGTGAAACACTACAGGATCTGTGGAAACATCAG GCCCAGATCTACAAAGAAGACTTTTTGACGGAGAGGAAGGACAGGGAGAAGCTAAAAGACAAGTATTTGGAGCTGGAGAATAAGTTTAGAAGAGTTCGTGGTGAACTGCATGTCCTTAAATCTCAG gtgaaTCAGCCATCACAACCGCTGCTTGAATGTGCTTGCACAAATCAAGTGAAATATCTGAAATGGGAGGTCCTACCAGTTAACCAGCGCCACATGCAGCTACAAAGACGATGCCCTCTTGATAACCAGCGGTGA
- the si:dkey-192l18.9 gene encoding F-box/LRR-repeat protein 7 isoform X3 encodes MGANNGKQYGSEGKGSSSISSDISSSTDHTPTKAPKNVATTEDSSTRTLSTPSPGLILPNGHETNSSSSSSAPAETVAVVHPQPGTHTRSRPSKAHHHAPIDLLPDHSLLQIFSHLPTNQLCRCARVCRRWYNLAWDPRLWGTVRLTGELLHADRAIRVLTHRLCQDTPNVCLTLETVVVNGCKRLTDRGLHVVAQCCPELRRLEVAGCYNISNEAVFEVVSRCPNLEHLNLSGCSKVTCISLTQEASLQLSTLHGQQISIHYLDMTDCFSLEDEGLRTIAAHCPRLTHLYLRRCTRLTDEALRHLALHCPSIRELSLSDCRLVGDFGLREVARLEGCLRYLSVAHCTRITDVGMRYVARYCPRLRYLNARGCEGLTDHGLSHLARSCPKLKSLDVGKCPLVSDSGLEQLAMYCQGLRRVSLRACESVTGRGLKALAANCCELQLLNVQDCEVSPEALRFVRRHCRRCVIEHTNPAFY; translated from the exons GTAAAGGGAGCTCAAGCATCTCTTCTGACATAAGTTCGAGCACAGATCACACACCAACCAAAGCTCCAAAGAATGTGGCTACCACCGAAG ACTCCAGCACCAGGACTCTCAGCACCCCCAGCCCGGGTCTGATCCTGCC CAACGGCCACGAGACCAACTCCTCGTCGTCCTCCTCAGCCCCTGCCGAGACGGTCGCCGTAGTCCACCCTCAGCCGGGCACTCACACTCGCTCCCGCCCGTCGAAAGCCCACCACCACGCTCCCATCGACCTCCTCCCTGACCACTCCCTTCTGCAGATCTTCTCCCACCTCCCCACCAATCAGCTGTGCCGCTGCGCCCGCGTATGCCGTCGTTGGTACAACCTGGCCTGGGATCCCCGGCTGTGGGGCACCGTCCGGCTGACGGGAGAGCTGCTCCACGCCGACCGTGCCATCAGGGTCCTCACCCACCGGCTGTGCCAGGACACCCCGAACGTGTGCTTGACCTTAGAGACGGTGGTGGTGAACGGTTGCAAGAGGCTAACCGACCGGGGGCTGCACGTGGTGGCTCAGTGCTGCCCGGAGCTACGTCGTCTGGAGGTTGCTGGATGTTATAACATCTCTAATGAGGCTGTCTTTGAGGTGGTATCTCGCTGCCCCAACCTGGAACACCTCAACCTCTCAG gcTGCTCCAAGGTGACATGTATCAGCCTTACCCAGGAGGCCTCGCTCCAACTGTCCACTCTGCACGGCCAGCAGATTTCCATTCACTACTTAGACATGACCGACTGTTTTTCCCTCGAGGACGAAGGTTTGCGAACTATCGCCGCCCACTGCCCTCGCCTGACACATCTGTATTTGCGCCGCTGCACCAGACTTACTGATGAAGCCTTGCGCCACCTGGCTCTCCACTGCCCTTCAATAAGGGAGCTGAGCCTCAGTGACTGTCGCTTGGTGGGGGATTTTGGCCTGCGGGAAGTTGCCCGACTGGAGGGCTGCCTGCGCTACCTGAGCGTAGCCCACTGCACCCGCATTACAGATGTGGGCATGCGTTACGTGGCTCGCTACTGCCCGAGACTGCGCTACTTGAACGCGAGGGGCTGTGAGGGGCTGACAGACCACGGTCTAAGCCACTTGGCCAGGAGCTGCCCGAAACTCAAATCTCTGGATGTGGGTAAATGCCCACTGGTGTCGGACAGCGGCCTTGAGCAGCTGGCGATGTACTGCCAAGGCCTGAGGCGAGTGAGCCTCAGAGCCTGCGAGAGTGTAACGGGCAGAGGACTTAAAGCTCTGGCAGCAAACTGCTGCGAGCTGCAGCTTCTCAATGTGCAGGACTGTGAGGTGTCGCCAGAGGCTCTGCGGTTTGTAAGACGCCACTGCCGGCGCTGCGTCATTGAACACACTAACCCCGCTTTCTACTGA
- the si:dkey-192l18.9 gene encoding F-box/LRR-repeat protein 7 isoform X2, giving the protein MGANNGKQYGSEGKGSSSISSDISSSTDHTPTKAPKNVATTEGVDSSTRTLSTPSPGLILPSKSSSLSSPALSSNGHETNSSSSSSAPAETVAVVHPQPGTHTRSRPSKAHHHAPIDLLPDHSLLQIFSHLPTNQLCRCARVCRRWYNLAWDPRLWGTVRLTGELLHADRAIRVLTHRLCQDTPNVCLTLETVVVNGCKRLTDRGLHVVAQCCPELRRLEVAGCYNISNEAVFEVVSRCPNLEHLNLSGCSKVTCISLTQEASLQLSTLHGQQISIHYLDMTDCFSLEDEGLRTIAAHCPRLTHLYLRRCTRLTDEALRHLALHCPSIRELSLSDCRLVGDFGLREVARLEGCLRYLSVAHCTRITDVGMRYVARYCPRLRYLNARGCEGLTDHGLSHLARSCPKLKSLDVGKCPLVSDSGLEQLAMYCQGLRRVSLRACESVTGRGLKALAANCCELQLLNVQDCEVSPEALRFVRRHCRRCVIEHTNPAFY; this is encoded by the exons GTAAAGGGAGCTCAAGCATCTCTTCTGACATAAGTTCGAGCACAGATCACACACCAACCAAAGCTCCAAAGAATGTGGCTACCACCGAAG GTGTAGACTCCAGCACCAGGACTCTCAGCACCCCCAGCCCGGGTCTGATCCTGCCGTCAAaatcctcctccctctcctcacctgCCCTTTCCAGCAACGGCCACGAGACCAACTCCTCGTCGTCCTCCTCAGCCCCTGCCGAGACGGTCGCCGTAGTCCACCCTCAGCCGGGCACTCACACTCGCTCCCGCCCGTCGAAAGCCCACCACCACGCTCCCATCGACCTCCTCCCTGACCACTCCCTTCTGCAGATCTTCTCCCACCTCCCCACCAATCAGCTGTGCCGCTGCGCCCGCGTATGCCGTCGTTGGTACAACCTGGCCTGGGATCCCCGGCTGTGGGGCACCGTCCGGCTGACGGGAGAGCTGCTCCACGCCGACCGTGCCATCAGGGTCCTCACCCACCGGCTGTGCCAGGACACCCCGAACGTGTGCTTGACCTTAGAGACGGTGGTGGTGAACGGTTGCAAGAGGCTAACCGACCGGGGGCTGCACGTGGTGGCTCAGTGCTGCCCGGAGCTACGTCGTCTGGAGGTTGCTGGATGTTATAACATCTCTAATGAGGCTGTCTTTGAGGTGGTATCTCGCTGCCCCAACCTGGAACACCTCAACCTCTCAG gcTGCTCCAAGGTGACATGTATCAGCCTTACCCAGGAGGCCTCGCTCCAACTGTCCACTCTGCACGGCCAGCAGATTTCCATTCACTACTTAGACATGACCGACTGTTTTTCCCTCGAGGACGAAGGTTTGCGAACTATCGCCGCCCACTGCCCTCGCCTGACACATCTGTATTTGCGCCGCTGCACCAGACTTACTGATGAAGCCTTGCGCCACCTGGCTCTCCACTGCCCTTCAATAAGGGAGCTGAGCCTCAGTGACTGTCGCTTGGTGGGGGATTTTGGCCTGCGGGAAGTTGCCCGACTGGAGGGCTGCCTGCGCTACCTGAGCGTAGCCCACTGCACCCGCATTACAGATGTGGGCATGCGTTACGTGGCTCGCTACTGCCCGAGACTGCGCTACTTGAACGCGAGGGGCTGTGAGGGGCTGACAGACCACGGTCTAAGCCACTTGGCCAGGAGCTGCCCGAAACTCAAATCTCTGGATGTGGGTAAATGCCCACTGGTGTCGGACAGCGGCCTTGAGCAGCTGGCGATGTACTGCCAAGGCCTGAGGCGAGTGAGCCTCAGAGCCTGCGAGAGTGTAACGGGCAGAGGACTTAAAGCTCTGGCAGCAAACTGCTGCGAGCTGCAGCTTCTCAATGTGCAGGACTGTGAGGTGTCGCCAGAGGCTCTGCGGTTTGTAAGACGCCACTGCCGGCGCTGCGTCATTGAACACACTAACCCCGCTTTCTACTGA
- the si:dkey-192l18.9 gene encoding F-box/LRR-repeat protein 7 isoform X1 translates to MGANNGKQYGSEGKGSSSISSDISSSTDHTPTKAPKNVATTEAGVDSSTRTLSTPSPGLILPSKSSSLSSPALSSNGHETNSSSSSSAPAETVAVVHPQPGTHTRSRPSKAHHHAPIDLLPDHSLLQIFSHLPTNQLCRCARVCRRWYNLAWDPRLWGTVRLTGELLHADRAIRVLTHRLCQDTPNVCLTLETVVVNGCKRLTDRGLHVVAQCCPELRRLEVAGCYNISNEAVFEVVSRCPNLEHLNLSGCSKVTCISLTQEASLQLSTLHGQQISIHYLDMTDCFSLEDEGLRTIAAHCPRLTHLYLRRCTRLTDEALRHLALHCPSIRELSLSDCRLVGDFGLREVARLEGCLRYLSVAHCTRITDVGMRYVARYCPRLRYLNARGCEGLTDHGLSHLARSCPKLKSLDVGKCPLVSDSGLEQLAMYCQGLRRVSLRACESVTGRGLKALAANCCELQLLNVQDCEVSPEALRFVRRHCRRCVIEHTNPAFY, encoded by the exons GTAAAGGGAGCTCAAGCATCTCTTCTGACATAAGTTCGAGCACAGATCACACACCAACCAAAGCTCCAAAGAATGTGGCTACCACCGAAG cagGTGTAGACTCCAGCACCAGGACTCTCAGCACCCCCAGCCCGGGTCTGATCCTGCCGTCAAaatcctcctccctctcctcacctgCCCTTTCCAGCAACGGCCACGAGACCAACTCCTCGTCGTCCTCCTCAGCCCCTGCCGAGACGGTCGCCGTAGTCCACCCTCAGCCGGGCACTCACACTCGCTCCCGCCCGTCGAAAGCCCACCACCACGCTCCCATCGACCTCCTCCCTGACCACTCCCTTCTGCAGATCTTCTCCCACCTCCCCACCAATCAGCTGTGCCGCTGCGCCCGCGTATGCCGTCGTTGGTACAACCTGGCCTGGGATCCCCGGCTGTGGGGCACCGTCCGGCTGACGGGAGAGCTGCTCCACGCCGACCGTGCCATCAGGGTCCTCACCCACCGGCTGTGCCAGGACACCCCGAACGTGTGCTTGACCTTAGAGACGGTGGTGGTGAACGGTTGCAAGAGGCTAACCGACCGGGGGCTGCACGTGGTGGCTCAGTGCTGCCCGGAGCTACGTCGTCTGGAGGTTGCTGGATGTTATAACATCTCTAATGAGGCTGTCTTTGAGGTGGTATCTCGCTGCCCCAACCTGGAACACCTCAACCTCTCAG gcTGCTCCAAGGTGACATGTATCAGCCTTACCCAGGAGGCCTCGCTCCAACTGTCCACTCTGCACGGCCAGCAGATTTCCATTCACTACTTAGACATGACCGACTGTTTTTCCCTCGAGGACGAAGGTTTGCGAACTATCGCCGCCCACTGCCCTCGCCTGACACATCTGTATTTGCGCCGCTGCACCAGACTTACTGATGAAGCCTTGCGCCACCTGGCTCTCCACTGCCCTTCAATAAGGGAGCTGAGCCTCAGTGACTGTCGCTTGGTGGGGGATTTTGGCCTGCGGGAAGTTGCCCGACTGGAGGGCTGCCTGCGCTACCTGAGCGTAGCCCACTGCACCCGCATTACAGATGTGGGCATGCGTTACGTGGCTCGCTACTGCCCGAGACTGCGCTACTTGAACGCGAGGGGCTGTGAGGGGCTGACAGACCACGGTCTAAGCCACTTGGCCAGGAGCTGCCCGAAACTCAAATCTCTGGATGTGGGTAAATGCCCACTGGTGTCGGACAGCGGCCTTGAGCAGCTGGCGATGTACTGCCAAGGCCTGAGGCGAGTGAGCCTCAGAGCCTGCGAGAGTGTAACGGGCAGAGGACTTAAAGCTCTGGCAGCAAACTGCTGCGAGCTGCAGCTTCTCAATGTGCAGGACTGTGAGGTGTCGCCAGAGGCTCTGCGGTTTGTAAGACGCCACTGCCGGCGCTGCGTCATTGAACACACTAACCCCGCTTTCTACTGA